The Dermacentor albipictus isolate Rhodes 1998 colony unplaced genomic scaffold, USDA_Dalb.pri_finalv2 scaffold_13, whole genome shotgun sequence region TCATGAACTGTTGCCTCTGCGTGACAAGAGCGGCTCTCCTACAGCACACTCGTTCGGAACTGTGCCCGCTTGCACCGGTATTTCTTGCCCAAGACCCCAACAAAAGTGTTATCCGTCATATCTGACGAAAGCAAAAAAGAGTATTAGATAATTTCGAATAGGGAATTTTCGAATTTAGTGCGAATCGAATGGAAAAAACCTTCATTCTGATTCAAAATTTCAAATGATCACACACCCTAACTTCTATGACCCAGTATATACTTTAAAAAGCACGTACAAAGCTGCTATTTACTGTGAAGTTATTCTTGGGTTGACCGACTGGGGTCTAAGTGCGCTTCTCAGGAAACATTGCAACTAAGGCAACCGTTTGTGAGCAGTAACTCCAAGTTGTACTAACTTGTCAGGTGTCTTTTCTTGCCCAGCATCCGGCCTGGCTTCGCCTTGATTCGTTGTGTTGTTTGTGCCATTATCCAGCCTGGCTTCTTCTTGATTCGTTGGCGTGTTTGTGCCATTATCGGGCCTGGCTTGGTCTGGATTCGTTGTGTTGTTTGTGCCATTATCCGGCCTGGCTTCGTCTGGATTCGTTGTGTTGTTTGTGCCATCATCCGGCCTGGCTTCGTCTTCATTCGTTGTGTTGTTTGTGCCATTATCCAGCCTGGCTTCTTCTTGATTCGTTGGCGTGTTTGTGCCATTATCGGGCTTGGCTTTGTCTGGATTCGTTGTGTTGTTTGTGCCATTATCCGGCCTGGCTTCTTCTTGATTCGTTGGCGTGTTTGTGCCATTATCGGGCCTGGCTTGGTCTGGATTCGTTGTGTTGTTTGTGCCATTATCCGGCCTGGCTTCGTCTGGATTCGTTGTGTTGTTTGTGCCATCATCCGGCCTGGCTTCGTCTTCATTCGTTGTGTTGTTTGTGCCATTATCCAGCCTGGCTTCTTCTTGATTCGTTGGCGTGTTTGTGCCATTATCGGGCTTGGCTTTGTCTGGATTCGTTGTGTTGTTTGTGCCATTATCCGGCCTGGCTTCGTCTGGATTCGTTGTGTTGCTTGTGCCATCATCCGGCCTGGCTTCGTCTTCATTCGTTGTGTTGTTTGTGCCATTATCCAGCCTGGCTTCTTCTTCATTCGTTGTGTTGTTTGTGCCATTATCCGGCCTGGCTTCGTCTGGATTCGTTGTGTTGTTTGTGCCATCATCCGGCCTGGCTTCGTCTTCATTCGTTGTGTTGTTTGTGCCATTATCCGGCCT contains the following coding sequences:
- the LOC139051645 gene encoding sporozoite surface protein 2-like isoform X2; this encodes MMTTRRVSILFGMALACSIVCAQGPSDGGRQEEGDANDGQDRSKEPPAENNGGDSQGIPHSEGASKDGTGEKDVNTPRGSDESNPDDGTNNTTNPGKANPDNGTNTPRNQDEARPDNGTNNTTNEDEARPDDGTNNTTNPDEARPDNGTNNTTNEEEARLDNGTNNTTNEDEARPDDGTSNTTNPDEARPDNGTNNTTNPDKAKPDNGTNTPTNQEEARLDNGTNNTTNEDEARPDDGTNNTTNPDEARPDNGTNNTTNPDQARPDNGTNTPTNQEEARPDNGTNNTTNPDKAKPDNGTNTPTNQEEARLDNGTNNTTNEDEARPDDGTNNTTNPDEARPDNGTNNTTNPDQARPDNGTNTPTNQEEARLDNGTNNTTNQGEARPDAGQEKTPDKVPANCEDSICDKECKTKYAANESYKGVAGHCKEQACVCTHVVLCTKERCEASCKAKHSAKPNMTSVCDQYTCRCTWAE
- the LOC139051645 gene encoding sporozoite surface protein 2-like isoform X1 — protein: MMTTRRVSILFGMALACSIVCAQGPSDGGRQEEGDANDGQDRSKEPPAENNGGDSQGIPHSEGASKDGTGEKDVNTPRGSDESNPDDGTNNTTNPGKANPDNGTNTPRNQDEARPDNGTNNTTNEDEARPDDGTNNTTNPDEARPDNGTNNTTNEEEARLDNGTNNTTNEDEARPDDGTSNTTNPDEARPDNGTNNTTNPDKAKPDNGTNTPTNQEEARLDNGTNNTTNEDEARPDDGTNNTTNPDEARPDNGTNNTTNPDQARPDNGTNTPTNQEEARPDNGTNNTTNPDKAKPDNGTNTPTNQEEARLDNGTNNTTNEDEARPDDGTNNTTNPDEARPDNGTNNTTNPDQARPDNGTNTPTNQEEARLDNGTNNTTNQGEARPDAGQEKTPDKVPANCEDSICDKECKTKYAANESYKGVAGHCKEQACVCTHVVLCTKERCEASCKAKHSAKPNMTSVCDQYTCRCTWAELCTPDVCKRLCNEKYKGKNNLQWTCKEYFCICSWKAGA